From the genome of Parvularculales bacterium:
CACGCTACAGGTTAGCGATGCCATGGTACGACTGATAGAGTCCCGTATAAGGGGCAGCAAGGGCCGAGTGCTGATATCCTTTGCCGGCTGCGGTTCGGAGTGTATCGTAGCCGAAGAACTCGGTGTTGAGTGGATGGGAATTGAAATCAATCCTGAATATGTGAACTTTGCTGAAAAGAGTCTGGAACTGACGTTCGATGGATAACCTGACTCTCCTGTATCTATTTTTATTTTCCGTCTTACTATCGCCCCTTTAGGTGAAAAGAGGAAAGGGAAGAAAACCATGAAGAGATTTTTAGCTGTAGCGCAATTTTGTATGGGGTGGATGTATGACAAGGGACGCGGTGTCCCGCAAAATTACAATAGAGCAGTAACATGGTACCGCCGCGCCGCCGATCAAGGCTTTGGGGGGCGCAGTACAATCTGGGAGTAGCGTATTACAAGGGACAAGGTGTTCCGCAGGATAACGTACAGGCAGTGAAATGGTATCGCCACGCCGCCGATCAAGGCTTTGCACAAGCGCAATTTAATCTAGGAAATATGTTTCGGGCTGGAGAGGGCGTCCCACAAGATAAAGAACAGGCGCTGACATTGTATAAACAAGCAGCCGAACAAGGTTTAGCGCAAGCGCAAGCCAATCTGGGAGTAATGTATTACCAAGGAACAGGCGTTCTTCAAGACTACGTATATGCTCACATGTGGCTCAACATTGCCGTATCAAACGGCAATAAACGTGCAAGAAAATTGAGAGAGACCATCACGCAAATTTCGTCTCCTAATCAGATAGAAAAAGTGCAAGCGCTGGCGCGGGAGTGCGTCAGAAAAAACTATCAAGGCTGTTGAAGTAATACCCTGTCTGAGCGCGTAACCCCGGTGAAAGGTGGAAATTAATAGTGGTGGAGGTAGGCGGGATTGTAAGAGGGTTGGAGGACGAGGGGAAAATTCCTTAAAAGCAGTCTGAGTTTGCGTACACAGGGCTATAGTTCCCTTAAGTATATAAGCCCCTATAATATCCTTGCTCAGGGGGAGATTGTATCCTGATTGACGGGACGTAGGTCATTCTCTATACTGTCCAAGGCCTGAAGTCGTCGGGGCATGGCGGATAAATCGCACGGTACAATAGTACCATCACACCGATACATAGGGTGTTGTATAAGGCGCAGGGTCTCAAGGTCTAGCAAAAACACGCCATTGATGCGTCCAAACCAATCATCCCATTGGCGAAACATCCATGATTGCCAGCTAGCAGGGGGCGCATTGCAGATATTTTCAATCAAGCCCGCGTGGGCACAACACAAGCCCACCACACATTTTCCTGGGTCACGGGGGTCTAGCCATGGCGCAGCTTCGCTTAAAAGTTGAGGCGTGTCCATGCCTCGGCTACCAAAATGGACGCCTGCTGATATCAATCTACCATAATGAAAATGGACGAGAGCCTCGTCACGCATAACGGTCTCCTTTTCGGGTGGAGCCAGCCTGTTTCACTTAATCTTGACTATGCCATATCCTAACCGTTGGTGGCAGGGAAAAATGACGAGAAAAATGACAAATTTGGTGACGGGGGGCTGGTATGGATGAGGTGGTTGAGTGTATGATGGCGAAATTGTTGCTATTAATATATTGGAAGTCGCTAAAACAGGAAAGGCTGTAATTGACTGTACTATCATGAAGACAACGACATGGATGATTAGAACGTGTATGATTGTTGCTCTGGTGCTCGTGGGTAGTATTACGCTGGTGTTGGCGCAGCCAAACGGCGTGGCCGTTGAATGGCAAATGGGCTTTCAGGAAGCCGCTACGCCTGTCATGGAGCGGACTGAGGCTTTTCACCGTTTCCTCTTTTATATTGCAGCAGGTATCAGCATCTTTGTATTGATACTTTTGCTGATTTGTGTTTTTCGCTTCAACAAGCGAGCCAACCCGACGCCATCCAAAACAAGTCACAATACTCCACTGGAGGTGGTGTGGACGATTATTCCGGTTTTGATTCTTCTTGTGATCGCCGTGCCCTCTTTTCATCTTCTGTTTTATCAGGAAACTATTCCTGAGATAGATATAACGATCAAAGCAACAGGACATCAATGGTATTGGGAGTATGAATATCCTGACGATGATGGCCTAACCTTCTCGTCCATTATGTTGGAGGAAAATGAGCTTGGGTCCGAGCAATATCGCTTGTTGTCGGTCGACAATCCCCTCGTGGTACCCGTGAATACAACAATAAGAGTACAAATTACATCAGCTGACGTTCTTCATAGTTGGGCCATACCCGCATTTGGGGTTAAGATGGACGCTGTTCCTGGGCGGTTGAATGAGACGTGGTTTAACGCTACGGAGATAGGTACTTATTATGGCCAATGCTCTGAATTGTGCGGCGCACGACATGCTTTCATGCCCATTGAGATCCGTGTAGTTGAGCGTAACCAATATGATAACTGGCTAAACGAAGCAAAAGAGGAGTTTGCGGAGGCTCCCTCTTCTCCAGTAGCATCGTCGGCGTCTGTCACACTAGCGGCTCGCGCTGGTGGCTATTGATAGCATTTCATCAGGAGGGTTCAAGGATGGCCATAGAGCAAACTGTTAACGGTGCTGTTGAGGAGCATGAGCCTCATCTCACCGGATGGCGGCGTTATGTGTACTCAACCAATCATAAAGACATTGGCACTATGTATCTGGTGTTCGCCATTATTGCGGGAGCTATTGGCGGTGGCATGTCTGTTCTTATGCGCATGGAACTATGTATCCGGGTGATGGCATCTTGGGGGGCGATTACCAACTCTACAATGTTTTGGTGACAGCACATGGCCTCATTATGGTGTTTTTTGTGGTTATGCCCGCCATGATCGGTGGTTTTGGCAATTGGTTTGTTCCGTTGATGATTGGCGCGCCAGACATGGCCTTTCCCCGCATGAACAATATCTCGTTTTGGCTTCTACCTCCCGCCTTTCTACTATTGATGATATCACCGTTTGTGAGTGGTCCTCCCGGTGGCTTGGGCGCTGGTGGTGGATGGACAGTCTATCCGCCTCTATCAACGGCAGGAGGTCCAGGACCTGCCATGGATCTTGCTATTTTCTCTCTACATTTGGCGGGTATATCATCCATTTTGGGGGCT
Proteins encoded in this window:
- a CDS encoding SEL1-like repeat protein — encoded protein: MKRFLAVAQFCMGWMYDKGRGVPQNYNRAVTWYRRAADQGFGGRSTIWE
- a CDS encoding tetratricopeptide repeat protein, whose amino-acid sequence is MKWYRHAADQGFAQAQFNLGNMFRAGEGVPQDKEQALTLYKQAAEQGLAQAQANLGVMYYQGTGVLQDYVYAHMWLNIAVSNGNKRARKLRETITQISSPNQIEKVQALARECVRKNYQGC
- the coxB gene encoding cytochrome c oxidase subunit II: MYDGEIVAINILEVAKTGKAVIDCTIMKTTTWMIRTCMIVALVLVGSITLVLAQPNGVAVEWQMGFQEAATPVMERTEAFHRFLFYIAAGISIFVLILLLICVFRFNKRANPTPSKTSHNTPLEVVWTIIPVLILLVIAVPSFHLLFYQETIPEIDITIKATGHQWYWEYEYPDDDGLTFSSIMLEENELGSEQYRLLSVDNPLVVPVNTTIRVQITSADVLHSWAIPAFGVKMDAVPGRLNETWFNATEIGTYYGQCSELCGARHAFMPIEIRVVERNQYDNWLNEAKEEFAEAPSSPVASSASVTLAARAGGY